From Methanosarcina lacustris Z-7289, one genomic window encodes:
- a CDS encoding isocitrate/isopropylmalate dehydrogenase family protein, producing the protein MRLAIIEGDGIGREVIPAAVEVLDAFGLELEKVPLELGYARWERTGTAMSGEDIKTIKGCDAVLFGAITTVPDPNYKSVLLTIRKELDLYANVRPVKPLPGIKGVTGKNNFDFIIVRENTEGLYSGIEEIGHDLSWTKRVVTRKGSERIAEYACKLAKQRNNKLTIVHKSNVLKSDKLFLDVCRQVASSHGVEYSDMLVDSMAYSLMMRPEKYDVIVTTNIFGDILSDMCAALVGSLGLVPSANIGRKYAFFEPVHGSAPDIAGKGISNPLAAILCVKMLLEWMGNPGASVIDEAVADVLQNKIITPDLGGTSTTAEVGHAVAEYVKYALK; encoded by the coding sequence ATGAGACTGGCGATAATCGAAGGTGACGGGATCGGCAGAGAAGTGATCCCTGCAGCTGTGGAAGTCCTGGATGCGTTCGGGCTTGAGCTTGAGAAAGTGCCCCTGGAACTGGGCTATGCCAGATGGGAACGAACCGGAACTGCAATGTCAGGAGAAGACATTAAAACCATAAAAGGATGTGATGCGGTCCTTTTCGGGGCAATCACCACGGTTCCGGACCCTAATTACAAAAGCGTGCTTCTTACCATCAGAAAAGAACTGGACCTTTATGCCAATGTGAGACCTGTAAAACCTCTTCCTGGCATAAAGGGCGTTACCGGAAAAAACAATTTCGATTTTATTATTGTCCGGGAAAACACCGAAGGGCTGTATTCGGGGATCGAGGAAATAGGGCATGACCTTTCCTGGACAAAAAGAGTAGTTACCCGAAAAGGCTCTGAGAGGATTGCAGAATATGCCTGTAAGCTTGCAAAGCAGAGAAATAACAAACTTACCATTGTCCACAAGTCCAATGTCCTGAAATCCGACAAGCTCTTCCTTGATGTCTGCCGACAGGTTGCCAGTTCACATGGGGTGGAGTACAGCGACATGCTGGTTGATTCAATGGCTTACAGCCTCATGATGCGCCCCGAAAAATACGATGTCATTGTTACCACTAACATTTTCGGGGACATTTTGAGTGATATGTGTGCGGCTCTTGTAGGAAGCCTGGGCCTTGTCCCGAGCGCCAACATAGGGAGAAAATACGCCTTCTTTGAACCTGTGCACGGGAGCGCCCCGGACATCGCAGGAAAAGGCATTTCAAACCCGCTTGCTGCTATCCTCTGCGTGAAGATGCTGCTGGAATGGATGGGAAACCCCGGAGCTTCGGTCATTGATGAAGCTGTAGCCGATGTGCTTCAGAACAAGATCATTACTCCTGACCTGGGAGGAACTTCCACAACTGCAGAAGTGGGGCATGCGGTTGCAGAATATGTCAAATATGCACTGAAATAA
- a CDS encoding FKBP-type peptidyl-prolyl cis-trans isomerase, giving the protein MAEEIKNLNKPVENGDTISVDYVGKLEDGTVFDTSEKEAATEAGIYNQMRDYEPLTFTVGAGQMIEGFDEGVVGMKVGEEKTLEIPPEEAYGEYMEEYTKELPRNAVDFTPEVGMQLATETGLKGTITEVSEENFVVDFNHELAGKTLIFKIKVVSMEA; this is encoded by the coding sequence ATGGCTGAAGAAATAAAAAATTTAAACAAACCAGTCGAAAACGGAGATACAATTTCCGTTGATTATGTTGGGAAACTGGAAGATGGTACAGTTTTCGATACCTCGGAAAAGGAAGCTGCCACTGAGGCAGGAATATACAATCAAATGAGAGACTACGAACCTCTGACATTCACCGTGGGTGCAGGACAGATGATTGAAGGCTTTGACGAGGGTGTAGTCGGAATGAAAGTGGGAGAGGAAAAAACTCTTGAAATCCCCCCAGAGGAAGCATACGGAGAATATATGGAAGAGTACACAAAGGAACTGCCACGTAATGCTGTAGATTTTACTCCGGAAGTAGGGATGCAGCTTGCCACAGAAACAGGGTTAAAAGGCACTATCACAGAGGTAAGCGAGGAAAACTTTGTTGTGGACTTCAACCATGAGCTTGCAGGCAAGACCCTGATATTCAAAATAAAAGTCGTTTCGATGGAGGCATAA
- the iscB gene encoding RNA-guided endonuclease IscB: protein MIFVLNKNKQPLSPCHSAVARKLLKTGKAIIHKNYPFTIRLKELKYSENKAEFRLKIDYGSRHTGLAILNGSKVIGLAQIHHKTSIKSNMDSRRAMRRTRRNRTTRYRKPRFNNRKRKERWLPPSLQSRVDNIQNWINRLQKLCPLTHISYENVKFDTQLMQNPEMSGIEYQQGELQGYEIREYLLEKWGRKCAYCGAENVPLEIEHIIPKARHGTSRVSNLTLACRTCNEAKGTNTAEEFGYPDIQKQARIPLRDATLVTATRWKVYNVLEKTGLEIECGTGARTKMNRIRLNLPKDHHFDAICVGASTPDKIIFKTNSVLHIKAKGRGSHCRTNLDKCGFPRGYLARQKSFFGFQTGDIVKAVVPKGKYKGILFGAVACRKTGYFDIKNKEGVRIGQGINHKYCNILSKADGYEYATEHLEVDGIPPTTKVIGILP, encoded by the coding sequence ATGATTTTCGTATTAAACAAAAACAAACAACCATTAAGCCCCTGTCATTCAGCAGTTGCCAGAAAATTGCTGAAAACAGGAAAGGCCATTATACATAAAAACTATCCATTCACAATTCGGCTCAAAGAGTTGAAATATTCCGAAAATAAAGCTGAATTCCGATTAAAAATAGACTATGGAAGCCGACATACAGGTTTAGCTATCTTAAATGGTTCTAAAGTAATTGGACTTGCTCAAATCCATCACAAAACCAGTATTAAAAGCAATATGGATAGCCGCAGAGCAATGCGGAGAACTCGACGAAATAGAACAACCAGGTATAGAAAACCCAGATTCAACAACAGAAAACGAAAAGAACGTTGGCTTCCCCCATCCCTGCAAAGCAGGGTAGACAACATCCAAAATTGGATTAATAGACTGCAAAAACTGTGTCCATTGACTCATATTTCATATGAAAATGTTAAGTTTGACACTCAGCTAATGCAAAATCCTGAAATGTCAGGTATTGAATATCAGCAAGGAGAACTTCAGGGGTATGAGATTAGGGAATACTTGCTTGAGAAATGGGGTAGAAAATGTGCATATTGCGGAGCAGAGAATGTTCCGCTTGAAATAGAACATATCATACCAAAAGCAAGACATGGAACGAGCAGAGTTTCCAATTTAACATTAGCTTGCAGAACTTGCAATGAAGCAAAAGGGACTAATACAGCAGAAGAATTTGGGTATCCTGATATTCAAAAACAAGCAAGAATACCACTGAGAGATGCTACACTTGTTACAGCTACTCGCTGGAAAGTCTACAATGTTCTTGAAAAAACAGGACTTGAAATTGAATGTGGAACAGGTGCGAGAACTAAGATGAATAGAATCAGGTTGAATCTACCCAAAGATCATCATTTTGATGCAATTTGTGTTGGTGCTTCAACACCAGATAAAATAATATTCAAAACAAATTCAGTACTTCACATAAAAGCAAAAGGTAGAGGATCACATTGCAGAACCAATCTTGACAAATGTGGTTTTCCCAGAGGATATTTAGCACGACAAAAGAGTTTCTTTGGGTTCCAAACAGGAGATATTGTTAAAGCGGTTGTTCCGAAAGGAAAATACAAAGGAATTCTTTTTGGTGCTGTAGCTTGTAGAAAAACAGGTTATTTTGATATTAAAAATAAAGAAGGTGTTAGAATAGGGCAGGGAATTAATCATAAATATTGCAATATTTTGAGTAAAGCAGATGGATACGAATATGCCACAGAACATTTGGAAGTTGACGGAATTCCTCCTACCACTAAAGTCATAGGCATCCTTCCTTAA
- a CDS encoding FKBP-type peptidyl-prolyl cis-trans isomerase, with the protein MENSRTVKKGDYLLIDYTGKLENGTVFDTTLKEKALEAGIYDEKKEYRPLFFRIYTGQVIKGIDDGVLGMREGEEKTLKIPPEKAYGESKSYLIQKIPLSRLELKNPPKAGNKIITPGGSEVKVLDSTETHATLDFNQELAGKTLILEIKLVSIVKGS; encoded by the coding sequence ATGGAGAACTCTCGTACTGTGAAAAAGGGAGATTATCTCCTTATTGATTATACCGGAAAGCTTGAGAATGGAACAGTATTCGATACCACCTTAAAAGAAAAAGCTCTTGAAGCTGGAATATATGATGAAAAAAAAGAATACAGGCCTTTATTTTTCAGGATATACACAGGTCAGGTAATAAAAGGTATCGATGACGGGGTTCTCGGAATGCGAGAAGGAGAAGAAAAAACCCTTAAAATCCCGCCTGAAAAAGCCTACGGAGAATCAAAAAGTTATCTCATTCAGAAAATTCCTCTCTCAAGACTTGAACTAAAGAACCCTCCAAAAGCAGGAAACAAAATAATAACGCCTGGGGGAAGTGAAGTTAAAGTGCTCGATTCCACGGAAACTCACGCAACCCTTGACTTCAACCAGGAGCTTGCAGGCAAAACCCTGATCCTTGAAATAAAACTTGTCTCCATTGTGAAAGGATCTTGA
- a CDS encoding SdpI family protein — MRKALFAITGLVLLSFILSIYFYPQVPEHMATHWNSQGEVNGYMSKLWGLFFMPLMITGLVIMFLKIPKIGPRKENIAKFRKYYDGFIVLLVLVMVAVHLQTLLWNTGIKISPNAVFPAGIGLLFYYTGILTENAEQNWFIGIRTPWTLSSERVWKRTNRLGGKLFRIAGIAAIFGTFFPKLAIYFILVPVIFVAGFTVIFSYLEYQKELKENEKK, encoded by the coding sequence ATGCGCAAAGCCTTATTTGCAATAACAGGACTCGTCCTTCTGTCCTTCATCCTTTCAATATATTTTTACCCGCAGGTACCTGAACATATGGCAACTCACTGGAACTCCCAGGGAGAAGTAAACGGCTATATGTCGAAACTCTGGGGGCTCTTTTTCATGCCTCTGATGATTACGGGCCTTGTAATCATGTTCCTGAAAATTCCGAAAATTGGCCCAAGGAAAGAAAATATAGCAAAATTCAGGAAATATTATGACGGATTTATAGTACTTTTAGTTTTGGTTATGGTTGCAGTCCACCTCCAGACACTGTTATGGAACACGGGAATTAAGATCAGCCCCAATGCCGTATTTCCTGCAGGAATAGGGCTTCTGTTTTATTATACAGGAATCCTTACGGAAAATGCGGAGCAGAATTGGTTCATAGGAATCAGGACGCCCTGGACTCTCAGTAGCGAAAGGGTGTGGAAAAGAACTAACCGGCTTGGAGGAAAACTATTCAGGATAGCAGGAATAGCAGCAATCTTCGGAACTTTTTTCCCGAAACTTGCAATCTACTTCATCCTTGTCCCCGTAATTTTTGTAGCCGGGTTTACTGTTATTTTCTCATATCTTGAATATCAAAAGGAACTTAAAGAAAATGAAAAAAAGTAA
- a CDS encoding diacylglycerol/polyprenol kinase family protein: protein MPSREVIFEVLRKSVHLVSVLIVFIYEYYGKETILWVLMLFLITVLFLEYFRLERGMKIPFFYMMYREHEADSCGGHIFFALGAIATISLFNREIAYAAVLMTTFGDLAAALIGKFYGKKRIFKKIFKNDKSLEGSTSEFIIDLLVGLVIVGDPLVSLIMAFIATLTETAVNRIDDNLVIPVFSGFFGQMTLLLLMHL from the coding sequence ATGCCCTCCAGAGAAGTCATCTTTGAAGTCCTTAGAAAAAGTGTACATCTGGTCTCAGTCCTGATAGTGTTCATCTACGAATATTACGGGAAAGAGACAATTCTCTGGGTGCTTATGCTTTTCCTGATAACTGTTCTTTTTCTGGAATACTTCCGACTCGAAAGGGGCATGAAAATTCCCTTTTTCTATATGATGTACAGAGAACATGAAGCCGATAGTTGTGGAGGGCACATCTTCTTCGCCCTGGGTGCAATTGCAACAATCTCCCTCTTCAACAGGGAAATCGCTTATGCTGCAGTCCTTATGACCACCTTCGGAGACCTGGCTGCAGCCCTGATAGGAAAATTCTATGGAAAAAAAAGAATTTTCAAAAAAATCTTTAAAAACGATAAATCTCTTGAAGGTTCAACCTCCGAATTCATAATTGATCTACTGGTCGGACTCGTAATAGTTGGAGACCCCCTGGTGTCCCTCATAATGGCTTTTATTGCAACCCTTACGGAAACCGCAGTAAACCGGATAGATGATAATCTTGTAATACCAGTTTTTTCCGGTTTCTTCGGGCAGATGACCCTGCTTCTACTGATGCATTTATAA
- a CDS encoding FKBP-type peptidyl-prolyl cis-trans isomerase, translating into MRAGRGATFIISILLLGSILFGSGCADSGNNSGVKTGNTIQVDYTGKLENGTVFDTSVEEIAKQAGIYTEQRNYVPLTLKVGSGQLIPGFDEGVIGMKVGEEKTLTIPPEKAYGEYDKARIQAVPLADLNLSVKPKVGQILSSSMNGNRFKVIDVNETYVTLDSNQELAGKTLIFDIKLISIE; encoded by the coding sequence ATGAGGGCAGGGAGGGGGGCAACTTTTATTATATCCATTTTGCTCCTTGGGAGTATCCTTTTCGGAAGCGGATGCGCGGACAGTGGGAATAATAGCGGTGTAAAAACCGGAAACACAATTCAGGTGGATTACACCGGAAAGTTAGAAAACGGTACTGTTTTCGATACATCCGTAGAAGAAATCGCAAAACAGGCGGGCATATACACAGAACAGAGAAACTACGTCCCCCTGACCTTAAAGGTTGGTTCGGGCCAGCTGATCCCGGGTTTTGACGAAGGCGTAATAGGGATGAAAGTAGGAGAAGAAAAGACTCTGACAATTCCTCCCGAAAAAGCTTATGGGGAATATGATAAAGCAAGAATTCAGGCAGTTCCCCTTGCGGATCTGAATCTGTCAGTAAAACCGAAAGTCGGACAGATATTAAGCAGTAGTATGAACGGGAACAGGTTCAAAGTCATTGATGTAAATGAAACATATGTTACTCTTGACTCCAACCAAGAACTCGCAGGCAAGACTCTTATTTTCGATATAAAGCTTATTTCGATAGAATGA
- a CDS encoding sugar phosphate nucleotidyltransferase, giving the protein MKACIMCGGTGTRLRPLTFKHPKPSIPILNKPSVLHLIEHLSREGFNEIVMTLGYMGERIEEQLGDGHMFGVHIDYVYEKEKMGTAGGVKNAEEYLKNEPFIVLGGDHVLNLDLREMYRFHETNDTIVTIGLLSIDDPREFGIADMDINNRIHRFLEKPKSGQIFSNLASTGIYICNPEIFDWIPENKKYDFAKDLFPALLAADKRINGMLVRGKWTDVGSSAAYRQAQRWMLDALPGTTIEGNFTTRNARIRGPLSIGNNVSIGSNSSLVGPIVIGENTVIGDNVLIGPYSVIGANCTIDNNAKILSSYLFDGVSIGKNSNISGAVVADGTAVGEECSLENGTVVGHKVAIGNNSTIHSGVKIWPEVVIEKNSSIQETVVNSNYDTTYEGS; this is encoded by the coding sequence ATGAAAGCATGTATCATGTGCGGAGGCACAGGAACAAGGCTCAGGCCACTGACCTTCAAACACCCGAAACCGAGCATACCGATTCTCAATAAACCATCAGTTCTGCACCTGATAGAGCACCTTTCGAGGGAAGGATTCAATGAAATAGTCATGACCCTGGGATACATGGGAGAACGCATAGAGGAACAGCTCGGAGATGGGCACATGTTCGGAGTACACATAGATTATGTGTATGAAAAAGAGAAAATGGGGACAGCCGGTGGGGTAAAAAATGCCGAAGAGTACCTGAAAAATGAGCCTTTTATCGTGCTTGGGGGAGACCACGTCCTTAACCTCGACCTGAGGGAGATGTACCGCTTCCATGAAACAAACGACACGATAGTGACCATAGGACTCCTTTCCATTGACGACCCGAGGGAATTCGGGATTGCGGATATGGATATAAACAACCGGATTCACCGCTTCCTGGAAAAACCCAAATCCGGCCAGATTTTCAGCAACCTTGCAAGTACGGGCATTTACATATGTAACCCTGAAATCTTCGACTGGATCCCTGAAAATAAAAAGTATGATTTTGCAAAAGACCTTTTCCCTGCCCTGCTCGCAGCAGATAAGAGAATTAATGGAATGCTTGTCCGGGGAAAATGGACTGATGTAGGGAGTTCGGCGGCTTACAGGCAGGCCCAGCGCTGGATGCTCGATGCCCTTCCCGGGACCACAATTGAAGGAAATTTCACAACAAGAAACGCAAGGATACGAGGTCCCCTATCCATAGGAAACAATGTATCTATAGGTTCGAATTCCTCACTCGTTGGGCCCATTGTCATAGGGGAAAACACTGTAATTGGCGATAACGTCCTTATAGGACCTTACAGTGTGATAGGGGCAAATTGCACTATCGACAATAATGCAAAGATCCTGTCTTCGTACCTTTTTGATGGTGTATCCATAGGTAAGAACTCCAACATTTCCGGAGCTGTAGTTGCGGACGGAACAGCAGTCGGAGAAGAGTGCAGCCTGGAGAATGGGACAGTTGTCGGGCATAAAGTCGCTATAGGGAACAATTCGACCATACATTCTGGAGTAAAGATCTGGCCTGAAGTTGTGATCGAAAAGAATTCCAGCATACAGGAAACGGTCGTCAACTCGAACTATGATACTACATACGAAGGCTCCTGA
- a CDS encoding lysylphosphatidylglycerol synthase transmembrane domain-containing protein — protein sequence MTRYKKWLIGSLVISAVSIALVTGLTFNSETVEALRRIKLEYILAAALLHISSYFIWGLRTRALCKALGYRISVLKVTEIVISSIFVAGITPSSAGGEFVRIHGLGRNGIPLGRATAIVVGERLLDALFIFSCLPFAFYILGDVLSNYEFDAAFLTVNVLVFVLLVFFIYGVWKPEKVKYITRKLTGRLAPFFGKKTDATISHFMEQIDREIDYFHDSVRIFFSDGKRGLLWGIAYTLVFWIVEFSLLVLILTGLSRTPSIITAFAAQVLLAVIMVIPATPGASGVAELGAASIFSIFVDSSVLGITVLAWRTLTYHMNLLIGGLMSLKVLKDMNGIKKPKGEPAEPPNSV from the coding sequence ATGACCAGGTATAAAAAATGGCTTATCGGGTCGCTGGTTATCAGCGCAGTATCAATTGCCCTGGTTACAGGTCTGACTTTCAACTCGGAGACTGTTGAAGCTCTGAGACGAATCAAGCTGGAATACATTCTTGCAGCTGCCCTCCTTCACATTAGCTCATACTTTATCTGGGGGTTACGGACCCGGGCTCTCTGCAAAGCCCTGGGATACCGGATAAGTGTCCTGAAAGTGACAGAAATAGTCATCTCAAGTATTTTTGTGGCGGGAATTACTCCATCTTCTGCAGGTGGAGAGTTCGTGAGAATCCACGGCCTGGGCAGGAACGGAATACCTCTTGGCAGGGCTACTGCAATCGTTGTAGGGGAACGTCTGCTTGATGCCCTCTTCATCTTTTCCTGTCTGCCTTTTGCCTTTTACATTCTTGGGGACGTTCTTTCGAATTATGAATTTGATGCAGCCTTCTTAACAGTAAATGTCCTTGTTTTTGTACTCCTGGTCTTCTTTATTTACGGTGTCTGGAAACCCGAGAAAGTAAAATATATAACTCGCAAGCTAACAGGCAGGCTTGCCCCTTTTTTTGGAAAAAAGACAGATGCCACAATTTCACACTTCATGGAACAGATAGACAGGGAAATAGACTATTTTCATGACAGTGTCAGGATCTTTTTTTCGGACGGAAAAAGAGGGCTGCTCTGGGGAATTGCCTATACTCTTGTTTTCTGGATCGTAGAATTTTCACTGCTCGTCCTGATCCTGACGGGCCTTTCGAGGACACCTTCAATAATCACCGCCTTTGCAGCCCAGGTGCTCCTGGCTGTTATAATGGTAATACCCGCAACTCCCGGAGCAAGCGGAGTTGCTGAATTAGGAGCAGCGTCCATCTTCTCAATTTTTGTAGATTCATCCGTCCTGGGGATTACCGTACTTGCCTGGAGAACCCTGACATACCATATGAACCTATTAATAGGCGGGCTAATGAGTCTGAAAGTACTTAAAGACATGAATGGGATTAAAAAACCAAAAGGAGAACCTGCCGAACCCCCGAATAGCGTCTGA
- a CDS encoding cyclase family protein — protein sequence MTEEMVVYPGNPKPSIRRYASVPQDKVNESILTLGSHTGTHVDSRLHLRNGREGTASLSLESFYGKCRVFDLAHVEEEIHRQDLEGFKIGKGDIVLLKTSNSMLGYMKFKENFVHLKLDAAEYLVTAGVKTLGFDYLSVKKFGGDDEVHELLIDNMTLFEGLNLTGVPEGEYTFLGLPLNIDTDGAPARVILVRE from the coding sequence ATTACGGAAGAAATGGTAGTATATCCCGGAAATCCGAAGCCTTCGATTCGGAGGTACGCTTCGGTCCCGCAGGATAAGGTAAACGAATCTATTCTAACCCTGGGGAGCCATACAGGCACCCATGTGGATTCAAGGCTGCATCTACGGAATGGGAGGGAGGGAACTGCATCCCTGTCTCTTGAGAGCTTTTATGGGAAATGCCGGGTTTTTGACCTGGCTCACGTGGAAGAGGAAATCCACAGGCAGGACCTTGAGGGCTTTAAAATCGGAAAAGGGGACATAGTCCTCCTCAAGACCAGCAACTCAATGCTGGGGTATATGAAATTCAAAGAGAATTTTGTTCACCTTAAACTGGATGCCGCCGAATACCTTGTCACGGCTGGGGTTAAAACCCTCGGGTTTGACTACCTGAGCGTCAAAAAGTTTGGGGGGGACGATGAGGTGCATGAACTGCTAATTGATAACATGACCCTATTTGAAGGCCTGAACCTTACCGGCGTACCCGAGGGAGAATACACCTTCCTGGGCTTGCCCCTTAACATAGATACGGATGGGGCTCCGGCCAGGGTCATACTTGTAAGGGAATGA
- a CDS encoding tRNA synthetase: MEKEEKVVVVLLVMALFSLSIGYMLFGQELAGAKQQLEGNALQYTHESEVGEKVSLDAEVLSKRFTYTGDHLLLEVNSDSEVLSVFIPKTVGAEALNGLINEGDFISITGIVSEYEGKKEIKVERKEDITLK; encoded by the coding sequence ATGGAAAAAGAAGAGAAAGTCGTAGTAGTGCTGCTCGTGATGGCATTGTTCTCTCTTTCGATAGGGTACATGCTCTTCGGGCAGGAACTTGCAGGAGCCAAACAGCAGCTGGAAGGAAACGCCCTGCAATACACCCACGAATCCGAAGTTGGGGAAAAAGTATCTCTTGATGCCGAAGTTTTAAGTAAACGATTTACTTATACAGGAGACCACCTACTTTTGGAAGTGAACTCTGACTCCGAAGTCCTGAGCGTATTTATCCCGAAAACAGTAGGGGCTGAAGCCCTTAACGGATTAATCAATGAAGGAGACTTCATCAGCATAACAGGAATTGTTTCTGAATATGAGGGAAAGAAAGAGATAAAGGTAGAACGAAAAGAGGATATCACTCTGAAATAA